The Streptomyces sp. NL15-2K genome contains a region encoding:
- a CDS encoding RNA polymerase-binding protein RbpA codes for MSERALRGTRLVVTSYETDRGIDLAPRQAVEYACEKGHRFEMPFSVEAEIPPEWECKVCGAQALLVDGDGPEEKKAKPARTHWDMLMERRTREELEEVLEERLAVLRSGAMNIAVHPRDSRKSA; via the coding sequence ATGAGTGAGCGAGCTCTTCGCGGCACGCGCCTCGTGGTGACCAGCTACGAGACGGACCGCGGCATCGACCTGGCCCCACGCCAGGCCGTGGAGTACGCATGCGAGAAGGGGCACCGCTTCGAGATGCCCTTCTCGGTCGAGGCGGAGATCCCGCCGGAGTGGGAGTGCAAGGTCTGCGGGGCCCAGGCACTCCTCGTGGACGGCGACGGCCCTGAAGAGAAGAAGGCCAAGCCCGCGCGTACGCATTGGGACATGCTGATGGAGCGGCGTACCCGCGAGGAACTCGAAGAGGTCCTCGAGGAGCGCCTGGCCGTTCTCCGCTCCGGCGCGATGAACATCGCGGTCCACCCGAGGGACAGCCGAAAGTCGGCGTAG
- a CDS encoding glycerophosphodiester phosphodiesterase, which yields MSTRIRHPYLDHPGPIPFAHRGGTAEGLENTELQFRRAVEAGYRYLETDVHATADGKLVAFHDATLDRVTDGAGRIADLMWKDVRHARVAGKEPVPLLEELLEAFPEARWNIDVKAESALLPLLELIERTNSWDRICVGSFAEARVVRAQRLAGPRLATSYGTRGVLNLRLRSWGLPAVVRRSAVAAQVPEVQSGIQVVDHRFLRTAHARGLQVHVWTVNEPESMHRLLDLGVDGIMTDHIDTLRKVMEDRGVWV from the coding sequence GTGAGCACGCGGATACGCCACCCCTATCTCGACCATCCCGGCCCGATCCCCTTCGCCCATCGCGGCGGTACGGCCGAGGGCCTGGAGAACACCGAGCTGCAGTTCCGGCGCGCGGTCGAGGCGGGCTACCGCTACTTGGAGACCGACGTCCACGCCACGGCGGACGGCAAGCTCGTCGCCTTCCACGACGCGACCCTGGACCGGGTGACCGACGGGGCGGGCCGGATCGCGGATCTGATGTGGAAGGACGTACGGCACGCGCGCGTGGCGGGCAAGGAACCGGTTCCCCTCTTGGAAGAGCTCCTGGAGGCCTTCCCGGAGGCCCGCTGGAACATCGACGTCAAGGCGGAGTCGGCGCTGCTGCCCCTCCTGGAGCTGATCGAGCGCACGAACTCCTGGGACCGGATCTGCGTCGGCTCGTTCGCCGAGGCCCGGGTGGTCCGCGCCCAGCGGCTGGCCGGGCCGCGCCTGGCGACGTCGTACGGCACCCGTGGTGTGCTCAATCTGCGGCTGCGCTCCTGGGGCCTGCCGGCGGTGGTGCGCCGCTCCGCGGTGGCCGCGCAGGTGCCCGAGGTCCAGTCCGGCATCCAGGTGGTGGACCACCGTTTCCTCCGCACCGCACACGCGCGCGGGCTGCAGGTCCACGTGTGGACGGTCAACGAGCCGGAGAGCATGCACCGGCTCCTGGACCTGGGAGTCGATGGCATCATGACCGATCACATCGACACGCTGCGCAAGGTCATGGAGGACCGGGGCGTCTGGGTCTGA
- the fxsA gene encoding FxsA family membrane protein — protein MTTGAPTPTYPARPRRSRLRTFLPLGIAAWLVLEIWLLTVVAGAASGFTVFLLLLAGFVLGSVVIKRAGRRAFQNLNEALQRGGTPSSNGGGNGLMMLGGLLLMIPGMISDAVGLLLLIPPVQKVLSNYAERTVERKLREAAPGTLGDAFQQARMHRPDGKVVPGEVIRDEPGDTPQDPRPPLTR, from the coding sequence ATGACGACTGGCGCTCCGACACCCACGTACCCCGCCCGGCCCCGGCGCTCCCGGCTGCGCACGTTCCTGCCGCTGGGCATCGCCGCCTGGCTGGTGCTGGAGATCTGGCTGCTGACCGTGGTCGCGGGCGCGGCGAGCGGGTTCACGGTGTTCCTGCTGCTGCTCGCCGGTTTCGTGCTCGGCTCGGTGGTCATCAAGCGGGCGGGCCGGCGCGCCTTCCAGAACCTGAACGAGGCGCTGCAGCGGGGCGGGACCCCGAGTTCGAACGGCGGCGGCAACGGCCTGATGATGCTCGGCGGCCTGCTCCTGATGATCCCCGGCATGATCTCGGACGCGGTGGGTCTGCTCCTGCTGATCCCGCCGGTCCAGAAGGTCCTCAGCAACTACGCCGAGCGCACTGTCGAGCGCAAGCTGCGCGAGGCCGCCCCGGGCACCCTGGGCGACGCCTTCCAGCAGGCCCGTATGCACCGCCCCGACGGCAAGGTGGTTCCGGGGGAGGTCATCCGGGACGAACCGGGCGACACCCCGCAGGACCCGCGCCCGCCGCTGACGCGCTGA
- a CDS encoding amidohydrolase encodes MSERTPEPNTVLLRRGEVHSPADPFATAMVVERGQVAWVGSEGAADAFADGVDEVIDLDGALVTPAFTDAHVHTTSTGLALTGLDLSDAPSLEAALILVRDFAAARPHDRVLLGHGWDASRWPGGRPPTRAELDEATDGRPLYLSRIDVHSAVVTTALLDMSPGLGVTDGPLTADAHHAVRAAAFAAVTPHQRTEAQRTALARTASLGIGTVHECAGPEISSEDDFTGLLKLASEQAGPRVVGYWAEQDVPKARELGAIGAAGDLFADGALGSHTACLHQPYADADHTGTAYLDAAAVAAHVIACTEAGLQAGFHAIGDAAVSAVVEGVRAAAEKLGLARVRAARHRVEHAEMLTPETIAAFAELGLTASVQPAFDALWGGEDGMYAARLGADRARTLNPFAALLRAGVPLAFGSDSPVTPLDPWGAVRAAAFHRTPEHRISVRAAFTAHTRGGWRAIGRDDAGALVPGAPADYAVWRTEALVVQAPDDRVARWSTDPRSGTPGLPDLTPGRDLPVCLRTVVGGRTVFVRPGE; translated from the coding sequence ATGAGTGAGCGCACCCCCGAGCCGAACACCGTCCTGCTGCGTCGCGGAGAAGTCCACAGTCCGGCCGACCCCTTCGCGACAGCGATGGTCGTCGAGCGCGGCCAGGTCGCCTGGGTCGGCTCAGAAGGCGCCGCCGACGCCTTCGCGGACGGCGTCGACGAGGTCATCGACCTGGACGGCGCCCTCGTCACCCCCGCGTTCACCGACGCCCATGTGCACACCACGTCGACGGGCCTCGCGCTCACCGGCCTCGATCTGTCCGACGCGCCCTCCCTGGAGGCGGCCCTGATCCTCGTACGGGACTTCGCCGCCGCCCGTCCGCACGACCGGGTTCTGCTCGGCCACGGGTGGGACGCCTCCCGCTGGCCCGGCGGCCGTCCCCCGACGCGCGCCGAACTCGACGAGGCGACGGACGGCCGCCCCCTCTACCTGAGCCGGATCGACGTCCACTCGGCGGTCGTCACGACGGCCCTGCTGGACATGAGCCCCGGCCTCGGCGTGACGGACGGCCCCCTCACCGCCGACGCCCATCACGCCGTACGCGCCGCCGCGTTCGCAGCCGTGACGCCGCACCAGCGCACCGAGGCCCAGCGCACCGCTCTCGCCCGCACCGCCTCCCTCGGCATCGGCACGGTCCATGAGTGCGCGGGGCCGGAGATCTCCTCCGAGGACGACTTCACCGGCCTCCTGAAGCTCGCCTCCGAGCAGGCCGGCCCGCGGGTCGTCGGCTACTGGGCCGAGCAGGACGTCCCCAAGGCGCGCGAGCTGGGCGCGATCGGCGCCGCCGGCGATCTGTTCGCCGACGGTGCCCTCGGCTCGCACACCGCCTGCCTGCACCAGCCGTACGCCGACGCCGACCACACGGGCACCGCCTACCTGGACGCGGCCGCCGTGGCCGCCCACGTCATCGCCTGCACCGAGGCGGGCCTTCAGGCGGGTTTCCACGCGATCGGCGACGCCGCCGTGAGCGCCGTCGTCGAGGGCGTGCGCGCCGCCGCCGAGAAGCTCGGCCTCGCCCGTGTCCGGGCCGCCCGCCATCGCGTCGAGCATGCCGAGATGCTCACGCCCGAGACGATCGCGGCCTTCGCCGAACTCGGCCTCACCGCGTCCGTCCAGCCCGCCTTCGACGCCCTGTGGGGCGGCGAGGACGGTATGTACGCCGCGCGCCTGGGCGCCGACCGGGCCCGCACCCTGAACCCCTTCGCCGCCCTGCTGCGAGCCGGTGTCCCGCTCGCCTTCGGCTCGGACAGTCCGGTCACTCCCCTGGACCCCTGGGGCGCGGTCCGCGCGGCCGCCTTCCACCGCACCCCGGAACACCGGATCTCCGTACGGGCCGCGTTCACCGCGCACACGCGCGGCGGCTGGCGGGCGATCGGGCGGGACGACGCGGGGGCCCTGGTGCCCGGCGCGCCCGCGGACTACGCCGTGTGGCGCACCGAAGCGCTGGTGGTCCAGGCCCCCGACGACCGGGTCGCCCGCTGGTCGACCGACCCCCGCTCCGGCACGCCCGGTCTGCCCGACCTCACTCCGGGCCGTGACCTGCCCGTCTGCCTGCGTACCGTGGTGGGCGGACGGACGGTTTTCGTACGGCCGGGCGAGTGA
- a CDS encoding acyl-CoA dehydrogenase family protein: MPDRAPQPVDRQLPTDEARDLISLVRDIAQREIAPKAAEEEDAGRFPREVFTLLSESGLLGLPYDSEYGGGDQPYEVYLQVLEELAAARLTVGLGVSVHTLASYALATYGSKEQQVEHLPAILGGGLLGAYCLSEPSSGSDAASLRTKAVREGDDWVITGTKAWITHGGIADFYTVMARTGEEGPRGITAFLVPGDAQGLSAAAPEKKMGMKGSPTAQVHFDGVRVPDERRIGDEGQGFAIALSALDSGRLGIAACAVGVAQAALDEAVGYATGRQQFGRPIADFQGLRFMLADMATQIEAGRALYLAAARLRDAGRPFAKQAAMAKLHCTDTAMKVTTDAVQILGGYGYTADFPAERYMREAKVLQIVEGTNQIQRMVIARHLAGPESR, encoded by the coding sequence ATGCCCGACCGCGCCCCGCAGCCGGTGGACCGGCAATTGCCCACGGACGAGGCCCGGGACCTGATCTCGCTCGTCCGCGACATCGCCCAGCGTGAGATCGCTCCGAAGGCGGCCGAGGAGGAGGACGCCGGGCGCTTCCCGCGCGAGGTCTTCACCCTGCTCTCCGAGTCCGGCCTGCTCGGCCTGCCGTACGACTCCGAGTACGGCGGCGGCGACCAGCCGTACGAGGTCTACCTCCAGGTCCTCGAGGAGCTCGCCGCGGCTCGTCTCACCGTCGGCCTCGGCGTCAGCGTGCACACCCTGGCCTCCTACGCGCTCGCCACCTACGGCAGCAAGGAGCAGCAGGTCGAGCACCTGCCCGCGATCCTCGGCGGCGGTCTGCTCGGCGCGTACTGCCTCTCGGAACCGTCGTCGGGTTCGGATGCGGCCTCCTTGCGCACCAAGGCGGTGCGCGAGGGTGACGACTGGGTGATCACCGGCACCAAGGCCTGGATCACGCACGGCGGCATCGCCGACTTCTACACGGTCATGGCGCGTACGGGCGAGGAGGGTCCGCGCGGCATCACGGCGTTCCTGGTGCCCGGCGACGCTCAGGGCCTGAGCGCCGCGGCGCCGGAGAAGAAGATGGGCATGAAGGGCTCGCCGACCGCGCAGGTTCATTTCGACGGCGTGCGGGTCCCCGACGAGCGGCGCATCGGCGACGAGGGCCAGGGCTTCGCGATCGCCCTGTCCGCGCTCGACTCCGGGCGGCTCGGTATCGCGGCCTGCGCCGTCGGCGTGGCCCAGGCGGCGCTCGACGAGGCAGTGGGGTACGCGACCGGGCGGCAGCAGTTCGGGCGGCCGATCGCCGACTTCCAGGGTCTGCGTTTCATGCTCGCGGACATGGCGACCCAGATCGAGGCCGGCCGGGCGTTGTACCTGGCGGCCGCGCGGCTGCGGGACGCGGGCCGGCCGTTCGCCAAGCAGGCGGCCATGGCCAAGCTGCACTGCACCGACACGGCGATGAAGGTGACCACCGACGCCGTCCAGATCCTCGGCGGATACGGCTACACCGCGGACTTCCCGGCCGAGCGCTATATGCGCGAGGCCAAGGTCCTGCAGATCGTCGAGGGCACGAACCAGATCCAGCGGATGGTCATCGCCCGTCACCTCGCGGGTCCCGAGAGCCGCTGA
- a CDS encoding MFS transporter — translation MGTGTVRTEAAEAAERRREQRGWYFYDWACSVYSTSVLTVFLGPYLTSVADSAADADGFVHPLGIPVRAGSFFAYSVSLSVIVAVLLMPLVGAAADRTGRKKPLLAAAAYTGAAATTAMFFLDGDRYLLGGVLLIVANAAQSVAMMLYNSYLPQIAPPEERDAVSSRGWAFGYAAGSLMLVVNLVLYTGHDSFGLSESAAVRICLASAGLWWGAFALVPLRRLRDRHCAEGDAKEAAKPAALGFRQLAATVRDMRRHPLTLAFLLAYLIYNDGIQTVISQASIYGSEELGLGQSTLIGAVLLVQVLAVAGALGMGRLARRYGAKRTILGSLIAWTVTLGAGYFLPAGAPAWFFVLAAGIGLVLGGSQALSRSLFSHLVPPGKEAEYFSAYEMSDRGMSWLGPLLFGLTYQVTGSYRDAIISLVVFFVIGFVLLARVPVRRAIGAAGNPVPERI, via the coding sequence GTGGGCACCGGCACCGTGCGGACGGAAGCGGCCGAGGCCGCCGAACGGCGGCGCGAACAGCGCGGCTGGTACTTCTACGACTGGGCCTGCTCCGTCTACTCGACCAGCGTGCTCACCGTGTTCCTGGGTCCTTATCTGACGTCGGTCGCCGACTCGGCGGCGGACGCCGACGGCTTCGTGCACCCTCTCGGGATCCCGGTGCGCGCCGGGTCCTTCTTCGCCTACTCGGTGTCCCTGTCGGTGATCGTGGCCGTGCTGCTGATGCCCCTGGTCGGCGCCGCCGCCGACCGCACGGGCCGCAAGAAGCCCCTCCTGGCGGCCGCCGCCTACACGGGAGCCGCGGCGACGACGGCCATGTTCTTCCTCGACGGCGACCGCTATCTGCTCGGTGGCGTCCTGCTGATCGTCGCGAATGCCGCGCAGTCCGTGGCGATGATGCTCTACAACTCGTATCTGCCGCAGATCGCCCCGCCCGAGGAGCGCGACGCGGTCTCCTCCCGGGGCTGGGCCTTCGGATACGCGGCGGGCTCGCTGATGCTGGTCGTGAATCTCGTCCTCTACACCGGTCACGACTCCTTCGGCCTCTCGGAGAGCGCGGCGGTCCGCATCTGCCTGGCGTCCGCCGGCCTGTGGTGGGGCGCCTTCGCCCTCGTCCCCCTACGACGGCTGCGCGACCGCCACTGCGCCGAGGGGGACGCGAAGGAGGCGGCGAAGCCGGCGGCTCTCGGCTTCCGTCAGCTCGCCGCGACCGTCCGCGACATGCGCCGTCACCCCCTGACGCTCGCCTTCCTGCTGGCGTACCTCATCTACAACGACGGCATCCAGACCGTGATCTCCCAGGCCTCGATCTACGGCTCCGAGGAGCTGGGACTCGGGCAGTCGACGCTCATCGGAGCCGTGCTGCTGGTCCAGGTGCTGGCGGTGGCGGGGGCATTGGGGATGGGCCGGCTGGCCCGGAGGTACGGGGCGAAGCGCACGATCCTCGGCTCACTGATCGCCTGGACGGTGACGCTGGGCGCGGGCTACTTCCTGCCCGCGGGCGCCCCGGCGTGGTTCTTCGTGCTGGCCGCCGGGATCGGACTCGTCCTCGGCGGCAGCCAGGCGCTGTCCCGCTCGCTGTTCTCGCATCTCGTCCCGCCCGGCAAGGAGGCCGAATACTTCTCGGCGTACGAGATGAGCGACCGCGGCATGAGCTGGCTGGGCCCGCTGCTGTTCGGGCTCACCTACCAGGTGACCGGAAGTTACCGGGACGCGATCATCTCGCTGGTGGTCTTCTTCGTCATCGGATTCGTGCTGCTGGCACGGGTTCCGGTACGGCGGGCCATCGGTGCGGCGGGGAACCCGGTTCCCGAAAGGATTTAG
- a CDS encoding glycoside hydrolase family 18 protein, with translation MLIPHRPRARFRALVSAVCCAVLGAGLLAGAGTATATPTAPRAKAAGSKVIGYFTEWGTYDRKYYVKNIETSGSAARLTHINYAFGNVTGGKCAMGDAYAATDRTYTAAESVDGVADTWDQPLRGTFNQLRELKKKHPNLKVLWSFGGWTWSSGFGEAAKNPAAFARSCYDLVENSKWADVFDGIDIDWEYPNACGATCDTSGRAAFKNLMAALRAKFTSSALVTAAITADATPGGKIDAADYAGAAQYVNWYNPMTYDYFGAWDATGPTAPHSPLNSYSGIPKAGYHSSATIAKLKGLGIPASKLLLGIGFYGRGWTGVTQSAPGGTATGPAAGTYEQGIEDYKVLKTKCPATGTVAGTAYAKCGTNWWSYDTPATIATKMTYKNQQGLGGTFFWELSGDTAGGELIKAIN, from the coding sequence ATGCTCATTCCCCACCGTCCCCGCGCCCGGTTCCGGGCGCTCGTCTCCGCCGTGTGCTGCGCCGTCCTCGGCGCCGGGCTGCTCGCCGGCGCGGGCACGGCCACCGCCACCCCCACGGCGCCCCGAGCGAAGGCCGCCGGTTCCAAGGTGATCGGCTACTTCACCGAATGGGGCACCTACGACCGCAAGTACTACGTGAAGAACATCGAGACCTCGGGCTCAGCGGCGAGACTCACCCACATCAACTACGCCTTCGGCAACGTCACCGGCGGCAAGTGCGCGATGGGCGACGCCTACGCGGCGACCGACCGGACGTACACCGCGGCCGAGTCCGTCGACGGCGTCGCCGACACCTGGGACCAGCCCCTGCGCGGCACCTTCAACCAGCTGCGCGAGCTGAAGAAGAAGCACCCGAACCTCAAGGTCCTGTGGTCCTTCGGCGGCTGGACCTGGTCGAGCGGCTTCGGCGAGGCCGCGAAGAACCCGGCCGCGTTCGCGCGGTCCTGCTACGACCTGGTGGAGAACTCCAAGTGGGCCGACGTCTTCGACGGCATCGACATCGACTGGGAGTACCCGAACGCCTGCGGCGCCACATGTGACACCAGCGGACGGGCCGCATTCAAGAACCTGATGGCCGCACTGCGTGCGAAGTTCACAAGCAGTGCGCTCGTCACCGCGGCGATCACCGCCGACGCCACGCCCGGCGGCAAGATCGACGCGGCGGACTACGCGGGCGCGGCGCAGTACGTCAACTGGTACAACCCGATGACGTACGACTACTTCGGCGCCTGGGACGCGACCGGGCCGACGGCTCCGCACTCGCCGCTGAACTCCTACTCCGGCATCCCGAAGGCGGGCTACCACAGCTCGGCGACCATCGCGAAGCTCAAGGGCCTCGGCATCCCGGCCTCGAAGCTGCTGCTCGGCATCGGCTTCTACGGCCGCGGCTGGACCGGCGTCACGCAGTCGGCGCCGGGCGGCACCGCGACGGGCCCGGCGGCGGGGACGTACGAGCAGGGCATCGAGGACTACAAGGTGCTGAAGACGAAGTGCCCGGCGACGGGGACGGTCGCGGGCACCGCGTACGCCAAGTGCGGGACCAACTGGTGGAGTTACGACACCCCCGCGACCATCGCGACGAAGATGACGTACAAGAACCAGCAGGGCCTCGGCGGCACCTTCTTCTGGGAGCTGAGCGGGGACACCGCGGGCGGTGAGCTGATCAAGGCGATCAACTAG
- a CDS encoding SCO1431 family membrane protein, whose translation MTAQAATAARARTGGPREDGPKLLEHAMGWTLVVVIAMLVTQLGLL comes from the coding sequence ATGACCGCACAAGCAGCCACCGCCGCCCGCGCTCGTACCGGCGGCCCCCGGGAAGACGGCCCGAAGCTCCTCGAGCACGCCATGGGCTGGACCCTGGTCGTGGTGATCGCGATGCTCGTCACCCAGCTCGGCCTGCTGTGA
- a CDS encoding TetR/AcrR family transcriptional regulator, producing the protein MNISQQRDAARPRARGTERSVARRAELIAIGRKLFADTSYDALSMDDIARQAHVAKGLIYYYFQSKRGYYLAIIQDSVADLVTYAASGLELEPVDRVHRTIDSYLRYAEHNQAAYRTIVSGGVGFDTEVHAIRDGVREAIVATIAEGAYGRGDIAPLARMGLLAWVCSVEGAALDWIDHPELSRDTMRELLVRLLGGAMRSIEEMDPAYPAPRPARRDP; encoded by the coding sequence TTGAATATCAGTCAACAGCGCGACGCCGCCCGCCCGCGGGCCCGCGGCACCGAGCGCTCGGTCGCACGCCGTGCCGAACTCATCGCCATCGGGCGGAAGTTGTTCGCCGACACGTCGTACGACGCACTTTCCATGGACGACATCGCCCGGCAGGCGCATGTCGCCAAAGGGCTGATCTACTACTACTTCCAGTCCAAGCGCGGCTACTACCTGGCCATCATCCAGGACTCCGTCGCCGACCTGGTCACCTACGCGGCGAGCGGCCTCGAACTGGAACCGGTGGACCGGGTCCACCGCACCATCGACAGCTACCTGCGCTACGCCGAGCACAACCAGGCCGCCTACCGCACCATCGTCAGCGGCGGCGTCGGCTTCGACACCGAGGTGCACGCCATCCGGGACGGGGTGCGCGAGGCGATCGTCGCGACCATAGCCGAGGGGGCGTACGGCCGCGGCGACATCGCCCCGCTGGCCCGCATGGGCCTGCTCGCCTGGGTGTGCAGCGTCGAGGGGGCCGCCCTCGACTGGATCGACCACCCCGAACTCTCCCGCGACACCATGCGCGAACTGCTGGTGAGGCTGCTCGGCGGCGCCATGCGCTCCATCGAGGAGATGGACCCCGCCTACCCGGCCCCGCGGCCGGCCCGCCGGGACCCCTGA
- a CDS encoding PLP-dependent aminotransferase family protein, which translates to MAQWTSAVGAAQLARLLNSQQDRPAGPGTRRPPAYRALADGIRLLVLEGRVPVAARLPAERELALSLSVSRTTVAAAYEALRAEGFLESRRGAGSWTAVPAGNPLPARGLEPLPPEALGSMIDLGCAALPAPEPWLTRAVQGALEELPPYAHTHGDYPAGLPALRSMIAERYTARGIPTMPEQIMVTTGAMGAIDAICHLFAGRGERIAVESPSYANILQLMREAGARLVPVAMAEGLTGWDMDRWRQVLRDAAPRMAYVVADFHNPTGALADDDQRRRLVEAARSAGTVLVVDETMSELHLDEDLEMPRRVCAFDPAGSTVITVGSASKAFWAGLRIGWVRAAPDVIRSLVAARAYADLGTPVLEQLAVNWLFSTGGWEQAVGLRRDQGRENRDALVAALRRELPTWEFEVPKGGLTLWVRAGGLSGSRLAEVGERVGVRVPSGPRFGVDGAFEGYVRLPFTVGGAVAEEAAARLAGAVRLVESGSGGGETPRTFVA; encoded by the coding sequence ATGGCGCAGTGGACCTCGGCAGTGGGTGCCGCACAACTCGCCCGGCTGCTCAACTCCCAGCAGGACCGCCCGGCGGGCCCGGGCACACGCCGTCCGCCCGCCTACCGTGCGCTCGCCGACGGCATCCGGCTGCTGGTGCTCGAAGGGCGCGTGCCGGTGGCCGCCCGGCTGCCCGCCGAACGCGAACTGGCCCTGTCCCTCTCCGTCAGTCGCACCACGGTCGCCGCCGCCTACGAGGCACTGCGCGCCGAGGGGTTCCTGGAGTCCAGACGCGGAGCCGGGAGCTGGACGGCGGTGCCGGCCGGGAACCCGCTGCCCGCCCGCGGTCTCGAACCCCTGCCGCCCGAGGCCCTCGGTTCGATGATCGACCTGGGCTGCGCGGCGCTCCCCGCGCCCGAGCCGTGGCTGACCCGAGCGGTCCAGGGCGCCCTGGAGGAGCTGCCGCCGTACGCCCACACACACGGCGACTATCCGGCCGGCCTGCCCGCGCTGCGCTCGATGATCGCCGAACGCTACACCGCGCGCGGGATACCGACGATGCCCGAGCAGATCATGGTGACGACGGGCGCGATGGGCGCGATCGACGCGATCTGTCATCTCTTCGCGGGGCGGGGTGAGCGGATCGCGGTCGAGTCGCCCTCGTACGCCAACATCCTCCAGCTGATGCGGGAGGCCGGCGCCCGGCTCGTGCCCGTCGCCATGGCCGAGGGCCTCACCGGCTGGGACATGGACCGCTGGCGGCAGGTGCTGCGGGACGCCGCGCCCCGGATGGCGTACGTCGTCGCCGACTTCCACAACCCCACCGGCGCGCTCGCCGACGACGACCAGCGGCGGCGGCTGGTGGAGGCGGCGCGGTCGGCGGGGACCGTGCTCGTGGTCGACGAGACGATGAGCGAGCTGCACCTCGACGAGGACCTCGAGATGCCGCGGCGCGTGTGCGCCTTCGATCCGGCCGGGTCGACGGTCATCACGGTCGGGTCGGCCAGCAAGGCGTTCTGGGCGGGGCTGCGCATCGGGTGGGTGCGGGCGGCGCCGGATGTGATCCGCAGCCTGGTCGCGGCGCGGGCCTACGCGGATCTGGGCACGCCGGTGCTGGAGCAGTTGGCCGTGAACTGGCTGTTCAGCACGGGGGGTTGGGAGCAGGCCGTGGGGCTGCGGCGCGATCAGGGGCGGGAGAACCGGGACGCGTTGGTGGCGGCTCTACGGCGGGAACTGCCGACGTGGGAGTTCGAGGTGCCGAAGGGCGGGTTGACGCTGTGGGTGCGGGCAGGGGGGCTTTCGGGCTCGCGGCTTGCGGAGGTGGGGGAGCGGGTCGGGGTGCGGGTGCCGTCGGGGCCGCGGTTCGGGGTGGACGGGGCGTTCGAGGGGTATGTGCGGTTGCCGTTCACCGTGGGAGGTGCGGTGGCGGAGGAAGCGGCTGCTCGGTTGGCCGGCGCGGTGCGGCTTGTGGAGAGCGGGTCCGGGGGCGGGGAGACGCCTCGTACGTTCGTTGCGTGA
- a CDS encoding Lrp/AsnC family transcriptional regulator: protein MEELDRQIVQLLVKDGRMSYTDLGKATGLSTSAVHQRVRRLEQRGVIRGYAAVVDAEAVGLPLTAFISVKPFDPSAPDDIADRLADVPEIEACHSVAGDENYILKVRVATPHELEELLARLRSLAGVSTRTTVVLSTPYEARPPRI from the coding sequence ATGGAGGAGCTGGACCGACAAATCGTGCAGCTGCTCGTCAAGGACGGGCGGATGAGCTATACAGACCTGGGCAAGGCCACGGGCCTGTCCACGTCGGCCGTGCACCAGCGGGTGCGCCGGCTGGAACAGCGTGGCGTCATCCGTGGCTACGCCGCGGTCGTCGACGCCGAGGCAGTCGGGCTGCCGCTGACCGCGTTCATCTCGGTGAAGCCGTTCGACCCCAGCGCCCCGGACGACATCGCGGACCGCCTGGCCGATGTCCCCGAGATCGAGGCCTGTCACAGCGTCGCGGGCGACGAGAACTACATCCTCAAGGTGCGCGTGGCCACCCCGCACGAACTGGAGGAGCTGCTGGCGCGGCTGCGCTCGCTCGCGGGGGTGTCCACGCGGACGACGGTCGTGCTGTCGACGCCGTACGAGGCGCGGCCGCCGCGCATCTGA
- a CDS encoding polyprenol monophosphomannose synthase, giving the protein MNDGDGTLAAQDRGRQFGPLGTALVIIPTYNEAENIKAIVGRVRKAVPEAHVLVADDNSPDGTGKLADELAAEDDHVQVLHRKGKEGLGAAYLAGFRWGMEKGYGVLIEMDADGSHQPEELPRLLTALKGADLVLGSRWVPGGRVVNWPKSREFISRGGSLYSRLALDLPLRDITGGYRAFRRETLEGLGLEEVASQGYCFQVDLARRAVKAGYHVVEVPITFVEREHGDSKMSRDILVEALWRVTTWGVGERVGKIVGRGKPSQP; this is encoded by the coding sequence GTGAACGACGGCGACGGGACCCTCGCGGCACAGGATCGGGGGAGACAGTTCGGCCCGCTCGGCACGGCGTTGGTGATCATTCCGACCTACAACGAGGCGGAGAACATCAAGGCGATCGTCGGCCGGGTGCGCAAGGCCGTCCCCGAGGCGCACGTGCTCGTCGCCGACGACAACAGCCCGGACGGCACGGGCAAGCTCGCCGACGAACTCGCCGCCGAGGACGACCACGTCCAGGTCCTGCACCGCAAGGGCAAGGAAGGCCTGGGCGCCGCCTACCTGGCGGGCTTCCGCTGGGGCATGGAGAAGGGATACGGCGTCCTGATCGAGATGGACGCCGACGGCTCCCACCAGCCCGAGGAACTGCCCCGCCTGCTGACCGCCCTCAAAGGCGCCGACCTGGTCCTGGGCTCCCGCTGGGTGCCCGGCGGCCGGGTCGTGAACTGGCCGAAGTCCCGCGAGTTCATCTCCCGTGGCGGCAGCCTGTACTCGCGCCTCGCCCTGGACCTGCCGCTGCGCGACATCACCGGCGGCTACCGTGCCTTCCGCCGCGAGACCCTGGAGGGCCTCGGCCTCGAAGAGGTGGCCTCCCAGGGCTACTGCTTCCAGGTCGACCTCGCCCGCCGCGCCGTCAAGGCCGGCTACCACGTCGTCGAGGTGCCCATCACCTTCGTCGAGCGGGAACACGGCGACTCCAAGATGAGCCGTGACATCCTCGTCGAGGCGCTGTGGCGGGTCACGACGTGGGGCGTGGGCGAGCGGGTCGGCAAGATCGTCGGCCGGGGCAAGCCCTCGCAGCCGTAG